In one window of Paraflavitalea soli DNA:
- a CDS encoding TolC family protein → MKLLLSGCFLLWSTGILIGLAIPSSLSAQETGIDTLHLDISKAKAIFLQRNLTLLANQYNIDISKAQVEQAKVWDNPILNTDQNVYDGKFFRHTTENGVQYGQVYIEVQQLIRTAGKIKKGTQLARDNVLNNEAAFKDVMRNLKYLLTTDLNNLSQLQQTAGIFQAEMHTMQVLVKGMDEMLKTGDVSRKENIRIKAVLFSLQNDYADNIRQQVDLQKEIGQLLQLKEDVWVVADAGQPLPAERINQLRIGDLRDLALQNRPDLQLSKGQQVFQQHNIAYQKALAVPDITISPEYDRLNSYVPNYVGLGISLPLPLFNRNKGNIRAAELTAKQADLLVIQLQDQVGKEVLAAWQKLKNATALFDNENTQLKDDYESLMKNMTESYQRREVSLIEFIDFFDAYKDTRTKQYQQIANQRNAVAELNYSIHQDIIQL, encoded by the coding sequence ATGAAACTTTTATTGTCGGGATGCTTTCTTCTATGGAGCACTGGTATACTTATTGGCCTGGCCATACCCTCTTCATTGTCTGCACAGGAAACTGGTATTGATACTTTACACCTGGATATCAGCAAAGCTAAAGCAATCTTTCTGCAGCGAAATTTAACACTGCTGGCCAATCAATACAATATTGATATCAGCAAAGCCCAGGTAGAGCAGGCAAAGGTTTGGGACAATCCCATATTGAACACCGACCAGAATGTGTATGATGGAAAGTTTTTTCGCCATACTACAGAAAACGGAGTGCAATATGGGCAGGTGTACATAGAGGTGCAGCAATTGATACGCACAGCAGGGAAGATAAAGAAGGGTACACAGCTCGCCCGTGATAATGTACTCAACAACGAAGCTGCTTTTAAAGATGTAATGCGCAATCTTAAATACCTGCTGACCACCGATCTTAATAACTTATCCCAACTACAGCAAACTGCTGGTATCTTCCAGGCCGAAATGCATACCATGCAGGTACTGGTGAAAGGCATGGATGAAATGCTGAAGACCGGCGATGTATCCCGGAAAGAAAATATCCGTATCAAAGCAGTCTTGTTTTCCCTGCAAAATGATTATGCCGACAATATCCGGCAACAGGTTGATCTACAAAAAGAAATAGGGCAGTTGTTACAGCTTAAAGAGGATGTATGGGTAGTGGCCGATGCAGGACAACCGCTGCCTGCGGAACGGATCAACCAGCTGCGCATTGGGGACCTCCGGGACCTGGCTTTGCAAAACAGGCCCGACCTTCAACTTTCCAAGGGCCAGCAGGTCTTTCAACAACACAATATAGCCTATCAAAAAGCCCTGGCTGTACCCGATATTACCATAAGCCCTGAATACGACCGGCTGAACAGCTATGTTCCCAACTATGTAGGATTGGGGATCTCCCTTCCATTACCCCTGTTCAATAGAAACAAAGGGAATATTCGCGCTGCGGAACTGACCGCCAAACAAGCCGATCTGCTTGTTATTCAATTGCAGGACCAGGTGGGTAAAGAAGTATTGGCAGCCTGGCAAAAACTTAAAAACGCTACCGCCCTTTTTGACAATGAAAATACCCAGCTAAAAGACGATTATGAATCCTTGATGAAAAACATGACTGAAAGTTACCAGCGACGGGAGGTAAGCCTGATCGAGTTCATCGATTTCTTTGATGCTTACAAGGATACCCGTACGAAACAGTACCAGCAAATAGCGAATCAGCGTAATGCGGTGGCTGAACTTAACTATTCTATCCATCAGGATATCATTCAGCTTTAA